A genomic stretch from Mya arenaria isolate MELC-2E11 chromosome 10, ASM2691426v1 includes:
- the LOC128205201 gene encoding toll-like receptor 6, translating to MIGREYLTVAMVAVLVVTSTRVQSAEEVTNNVTFTYRTTGEGNVSLTYPRNEASECIFDKRIGTLTCTDNKSFNNTTRVWNNEPASIKYIKINCKLDGAYMKQCYCINGTTGFRPCHLRRLDLGVLVNLTNLEVLDLSYNRLDTIQTEALQGLRNLKFVSFRFNYLKAFPTGLFCPSPVLKYLDIGSNPLKSYPYGSMLCKTDLEIKVLEVRNSTLDRIPDNALKNLTSLERFDLSFNPITSVTKRAFDGGKSLTELDLSDCDISDLFPYFCDYLPNMTNLYLQNNRFKRFDFEDIVNCTALKMLNISGNHLTVVQGEAVGLRSIEHIDFSRNQVNVLNTTFKGLQNLKHLHLQDNVLDHLVEGQFEGASNLVYVNLANNMIHKTTNFTKVFTMVNLTHLHLAQNKITILENESFTALRNLEVLDLGGNTIHTLRNEMLAGLSSLKQLKIDSNRLEGIVNNTFGGLASLEILNIAGSKLASLEQLSLNGLSKLQELNLNDNALQRLPAGVLPYPTSLKVVRLANNNISTMGTQRWPPLKEFYIQQNHLTEVPTDINFTDMQIFNASYNNIASFSGALEVMITIDMSHNVITELSYALFKKFKDLSYMNFEHNLLEFNLHVDMFPDAHKIKYLNFAHNKNISVQGHIFATKSLETLEVLNLSANALHSLTALSGPNFEQSSLKILDVSKCQISRIAGDTFTGLTKLEHVDLRHNMVVTFPPLFSGGWTIYDLLDNPITCACTMTWLAEPNVTVGNHNVSVGNFKIPKCKVYTENATYYPHNLRRHQFMCPENNTCDTKCACFKLVQNGDVHLVKCRNGLQEVPVFIPSTTNSLFLDGNNFTSITALYPLFNFTAMKTVELYMNGSEIQTVIPDMFKPFTKLEILSLAYNKIVNIPPGLFRNNNILRQLYLQHNEIRSIEVGAFQDLPGLKELDLSGNHLTVLVPATVRELLALPASQYYFLAGNPWKCDCMAVAFKEFVDQERAKIRDRRTLGCDKGKEMVNVPKSKFTCSAEDEGSFGGKSAIIVGVIAGIAVFLVVMATCCYFRRELFSLLFFKTGCRIPGKKRVSGKHFDVLVNYDPTDEQCAGYVQRILLPKLKNNSYSIETSQHVIQDFEVTKKLLEDSRCSIFVIDKNFSSNAFLGQVFLAADKLQKHTKGHSVILLIHGDIDLMALEPEVMSHMRKGDYITARSRLWWERLVYELPDATSGFRPRADTADDEDVVVFSSLAEDQYEQI from the coding sequence ATGATCGGGCGCGAATATCTCACCGTTGCCATGGTGGCCGTCCTGGTAGTTACGTCTACCCGCGTGCAATCTGCTGAAGAGGTCACAAATAACGTGACGTTTACGTACAGAACCACGGGAGAGGGAAACGTCAGCTTGACGTACCCTAGAAACGAGGCGTCAGAATGCATTTTTGACAAACGTATCGGAACACTCACTTGCACGGACAACAAGTCTTTCAATAACACAACACGGGTTTGGAATAACGAGCCTGCCTCAATAAAGTATATAAAGATCAACTGTAAACTAGACGGTGCCTATATGAAGCAGTGTTACTGTATAAATGGAACTACAGGGTTCCGACCATGCCATTTACGGAGGCTGGACCTCGGAGTTCTGGTCAATCTAACTAACCTAGAAGTGCTTGACCTCTCGTACAATCGCTTGGACACCATTCAAACTGAAGCTTTGCAAGGTTTACGTAATCTCAAGTTCGTTTCATTTCGGTTCAACTATTTGAAAGCCTTCCCTACAGGATTATTCTGTCCCTCAccagtgcttaaatatttggataTCGGCAGCAACCCCTTGAAAAGTTACCCGTATGGAAGCATGTTATGTAAAACCGACTTGGAAATCAAAGTACTCGAAGTGCGGAATAGTACGCTGGACAGAATACCGGACAACGCGTTAAAGAATCTCACCTCGCTGGAGCGatttgatttaagttttaatcCAATAACAAGCGTAACAAAACGAGCGTTTGATGGTGGAAAATCTCTTACAGAGTTAGATCTTTCAGACTGTGATATTTCTGACTTGTTTCCGTATTTCTGTGATTATTTACCAAACATGACAAACTTATACTTGCAGAACAATCGTTTCAAAAGGTTTGATTTTGAGGATATAGTTAATTGTACGGCTCtgaaaatgttgaatatatCCGGAAATCATTTGACAGTAGTACAAGGAGAAGCAGTTGGACTAAGATCGATCGAACATATTGACTTTTCAAGAAATCAGGTGAATGTTTTGAATACCACATTCAAAGGCTTGCAGAATTTGAAACATTTGCATCTACAAGATAATGTGCTAGACCATTTAGTTGAAGGTCAGTTTGAAGGTGCCAGTAACTTAGTGTACGTTAACCTGGCCAATAACATgatacacaaaacaacaaactttaCGAAAGTGTTTACAATGGTTAATCTCACACATCTTCATTTAGCTCAGAACAAAATAACGATACTGGAAAACGAATCGTTTACAGCACTACGCAATCTAGAAGTTCTTGATCTAGGCGGAAATACCATACACACTTTAAGAAATGAAATGCTGGCGGGTTTATCAAGCTTAAAGCAACTTAAGATTGACAGTAACAGGCTTGAAGGAATTGTAAACAACACGTTCGGTGGTTTGGCAAGCCTAGAGATTTTGAATATTGCTGGAAGTAAGTTAGCTAGCTTGGAGCAGCTAAGTTTGAATGGTCTGAGCAAACTGCAAGAGTTAAACCTAAATGACAATGCCTTACAAAGGTTGCCTGCGGGTGTTCTTCCTTATCCGACATCCCTTAAAGTAGTACGGCTTGCGAATAACAACATATCAACCATGGGAACACAGAGATGGCCGCCACTAAAGGAGTTCTATATTCAACAAAACCACCTAACGGAAGTACCGACGGATATCAACTTCACGGacatgcaaatattcaatgctTCCTACAACAATATTGCCAGTTTTTCCGGGGCTCTCGAAGTTATGATTACCATAGATATGTCACATAACGTTATAACAGAATTATCATATGcgttatttaaaaagtttaaagatttATCGTATATGAACTTTGAACATAATTTGCTGGAATTTAATCTCCATGTAGATATGTTTCCGGATgcgcataaaataaaatatctgaatTTTGCACATAACAAGAATATTTCGGTACAAGGACATATCTTTGCCACGAAATCACTGGAAACATTAGAAGTTTTGAATTTATCTGCAAATGCTTTGCACAGCTTAACAGCGCTGTCAGGACCTAACTTTGAGCAATCAAGTCTAAAAATATTGGACGTCTCCAAGTGTCAAATCTCCAGGATTGCAGGCGACACGTTCACTGGGTTGACGAAGCTCGAGCACGTGGACCTACGTCACAACATGGTGGTCACTTTCCCGCCACTGTTCTCCGGCGGCTGGACTATCTATGATCTTCTTGACAATCCGATCACGTGCGCGTGCACCATGACCTGGCTTGCAGAACCAAACGTCACCGTCGGAAATCATAACGTCTCCGTTGGAAACTTCAAAATTCCAAAATGTAAAGTCTACACAGAAAATGCTACGTATTACCCGCATAATTTGAGACGTCATCAGTTTATGTGTCCGGAAAATAATACATGTGACACTAAATGCGCATGTTTTAAGCTAGTTCAAAATGGAGACGTGCACTTGGTTAAATGTAGAAATGGACTTCAAGAGGTGCCAGTGTTTATTCCATCCACAACGAATTCATTATTCTTGGACGGAAATAATTTCACATCCATTACCGCTCTGTACCCTTTGTTTAACTTCACCGCTATGAAAACTGTTGAACTATACATGAACGGTAGTGAGATCCAAACAGTCATTCCAGATATGTTTAAACCCTTTACAAAGCTTGAAATACTTAGCTTAGCGTACAACAAGATTGTCAACATTCCCCCAGGTCTCTTtagaaacaacaacatcttACGTCAGTTGTACCTACAACACAACGAAATCCGCTCAATAGAAGTAGGGGCGTTTCAGGATCTACCGGGCCTAAAGGAGCTTGACTTGAGCGGGAACCATCTGACTGTCCTGGTGCCGGCAACCGTCCGCGAACTGCTGGCACTTCCGGCCTCTCAGTACTACTTCCTGGCGGGGAACCCCTGGAAGTGTGATTGTATGGCTGTTGCTTTTAAGGAGTTTGTTGACCAGGAGCGCGCCAAGATCAGGGACAGGAGAACGCTTGGCTGTGACAAAGGAAAGGAAATGGTTAACGTTCCGAAATCAAAATTCACGTGCAGCGCTGAAGACGAAGGATCCTTTGGAGGTAAATCAGCGATCATCGTTGGGGTCATAGCGGGGATTGCGGTGTTCCTTGTCGTCATGGCAACTTGTTGTTACTTCCGGAGGGAACTATTTTCTCTGCTGTTTTTCAAAACTGGTTGTCGTATTCCCGGTAAGAAACGTGTTTCCGGAAAGCACTTTGACGTGTTAGTAAATTATGACCCTACAGACGAGCAGTGCGCAGGATATGTACAAAGAATACTTCTTCCGAAATTAAAGAATAATTCCTACAGTATTGAAACGTCCCAACATGTTATACAAGACTTCGAAGTTACCAAGAAGCTTTTGGAGGACAGTCGTTGTTCAATATTTGTGATTGACAAAAACTTTTCTTCCAACGCTTTCTTAGGCCAAGTATTTTTAGCTGCTGATAAGCTACAAAAGCACACGAAAGGACATAGCGTCATCTTACTGATCCACGGGGACATCGATTTAATGGCATTAGAACCGGAAGTGATGTCACACATGCGCAAAGGCGACTACATTACGGCGAGATCGAGGCTGTGGTGGGAGAGACTTGTTTACGAACTTCCGGACGCGACTTCCGGTTTCAGGCCACGTGCCGATACGGCCGATGATGAAGACGTGGTTGTATTTAGTTCTCTCGCGGAAGATCAGTATGAACAGATTTAG